One segment of Etheostoma cragini isolate CJK2018 chromosome 23, CSU_Ecrag_1.0, whole genome shotgun sequence DNA contains the following:
- the klhl42 gene encoding kelch-like protein 42: protein MSSEQIIAIVMDDKIYEVNKKKLIEKSDYFRALYSSGMRESTEDSVQLQGLSVPGLELVLEFINTSKVQVVNETLEDLIETASFLQVTSILKLLTSEIRLDNCVDLYSLSEVYGTHDLRNACLKYMSCYYHPMLRRPEFSSLPSAVRDQVREMRMKGTATLVAIGDFTCLSLDVPDQDEPWSMLRYGEVEQRWKPLANNLPPDMINVRGYGSAVLDNYLFIVGGYRMTSQEISAVHCYNPCRNEWNQVASLNQKRSNFKLLAVQGKMYAVGGQSLGTVECYSPEQDWWTCVSSMPNPLAEFSACECQGMIYVMGGYTARDRNTSVLRYCTTSDTWTVFRSCPAHIRKQQMLSVEDTIYLVGGYTHELEVGQRQRRPSQTEDVLTVQSYNVSTGEWIQLKENTSKSGLNLTCTLHNDGIYIMSRDVSLPTSLEHRVFLKYNIFSDAWEAFRRFPALGQNMLLCSLYLPNVL from the exons aTGTCATCTGAGCAGATTATTGCCATCGTCATGGATGACAAAATCTACGAGGTGAATAAAAAGAAGCTGATAGAGAAGAGCGACTACTTCCGTGCACTGTACAGCTCCGGGATGAGGGAGTCCACCGAGGACTCGGTGCAGCTGCAGGGGCTCAGTGTCCCCGGCCTGGAGCTGGTCCTGGAGTTCATCAACACCTCCAAGGTTCAGGTTGTCAACGAGACTCTGGAGGACCTGATTGAAACCGCCTCCTTCTTACAGGTCACCTCCATCCTCAAGCTCCTCACCTCGGAGATCCGGCTGGACAACTGCGTGGACCTGTACAGCCTCTCTGAAGTTTACGGGACTCATGATCTGCGTAATGCTTGCCTCAAATACATGAGCTGCTACTATCATCCCATGCTGAGGCGGCCAGAGTTCAGCAGCCTCCCCTCTGCTGTCAGAGACCAAGTCAGGGAGATGCGCATGAAAGGCACCGCCACCTTGGTAGCCATCGGAGACTTCACCTGTCTCTCCCTGGACGTGCCCGATCAGGATGAACCCTGGTCCATGCTGAGGTATGGAGAGGTGGAGCAGCGCTGGAAACCTCTCGCAAACAATCTGCCTCCAGATATGATCAACGTCAGAGGATATGGCTCAGCTGTCCTCGATAACTACCTGTTCATAGTCGGTGGCTACAGGATGACCAGTCAGGAGATCTCTGCGGTGCACTGCTACAACCCCTGTAGGAACGAGTGGAACCAGGTGGCTTCGCTCAACCAAAAGAG GTCCAACTTCAAGCTGCTGGCAGTACAAGGGAAGATGTACGCGGTAGGAGGCCAGAGTCTGGGCACAGTGGAGTGTTACAGCCCAGAACAGGACTGGTGGACCTGTGTGTCCTCCATGCCCAACCCACTGGCCGAGTTCTCTGCCTGTGAATGCCAAGGGATGATCTACGTCATGGGTGGATACACCGCAAGAG acAGGAACACAAGTGTTCTCCGTTACTGCACCACCTCTGACACCTGGACAGTGTTTCGGTCCTGTCCGGCACACATCCGCAAGCAGCAGATGCTGTCTGTGGAGGACACAATCTACCTGGTGGGTGGCTACACCCACGAGCTGGAGGTGGGTCAGCGGCAGCGGCGTCCCAGCCAGACGGAGGACGTGCTGACAGTGCAGTCCTACAACGTCTCCACAGGGGAGTGGATCCAGCTGAAGGAGAACACATCCAAGTCTGGCCTGAACCTGACGTGCACGCTGCACAACGACGGCATCTACATCATGAGCAGGGACGTCAGCCTGCCCACCAGCCTGGAGCACCGCGTCTTTCTCAAGTACAACATATTCTCTGATGCCTGGGAGGCCTTCAGACGCTTCCCGGCTCTGGGACAGAACATGCTGCTCTGTTCGCTTTACCTACCCAACGTCCTGTGA